The following coding sequences lie in one Psychrilyobacter atlanticus DSM 19335 genomic window:
- a CDS encoding MATE family efflux transporter codes for MDALRRLETEKISKLLMEFSIPAIVGSLVFALYNIVDRIFIGKGIGAYAMTGLSITFPIFTLYIAIGMLIGQGGGSIVSLRLGEGKKDKADKALGNTVTLFTVSSILLMILGRIFLDDLLLLFGATENTLGYARDYMSIINLLVFFNFMAMGMNNLMRSEGCSKLAMKYMVAGAVMNIVLDPILIFWFDMGIKGAAIATAFSNVAVTIAVFYHFIYSKNSHIKLKKENLILDSETVKEIFKIGVSPFTLQVTTSLVAVACNKTLLAYGGDLAVGAMGIVNSIYMFMSMIISGIRAGSQPIIGYNYGAGKFDRVVETLKISLVGSMLIAAFITLLAFFRGDVLINLFNDGNEEILRIGERGLKICLSMGVLNAFYIIGANYFQSIDQAVKSVVLNLIRQVVLFVPLFIILPKYYGIDGIWLIWPISDIVVFFFTGYFIRKNITELKARQVGIVY; via the coding sequence ATGGATGCTTTAAGAAGATTGGAAACAGAGAAAATCTCAAAACTTTTAATGGAATTTTCTATTCCTGCCATAGTGGGAAGTCTTGTATTCGCTCTATATAATATTGTAGACAGGATCTTTATTGGAAAGGGAATAGGAGCATATGCTATGACAGGGCTCAGTATTACCTTTCCGATATTTACACTTTATATTGCTATAGGTATGCTTATCGGCCAGGGGGGAGGAAGTATTGTATCCTTGAGACTGGGGGAAGGAAAAAAAGATAAGGCTGACAAAGCCTTGGGTAATACAGTTACATTATTTACTGTGTCTAGTATCCTCCTTATGATCTTAGGCAGGATATTTTTAGATGACTTGCTTCTTTTGTTTGGAGCTACAGAAAATACCTTGGGTTATGCCAGAGATTATATGAGTATAATAAATTTACTTGTATTTTTTAATTTTATGGCAATGGGAATGAATAACCTTATGAGGTCAGAAGGCTGTTCTAAACTGGCTATGAAATATATGGTTGCAGGAGCGGTTATGAATATTGTTCTAGACCCTATTTTGATATTCTGGTTTGACATGGGGATAAAAGGGGCTGCCATAGCTACAGCATTTTCAAATGTTGCTGTGACAATAGCTGTGTTTTATCACTTTATATATAGTAAAAACAGTCATATAAAATTAAAAAAAGAAAACCTTATCTTAGATAGTGAAACTGTTAAAGAGATATTTAAAATAGGGGTATCTCCATTTACCCTGCAGGTTACTACAAGTTTAGTGGCAGTGGCGTGTAATAAAACTCTCCTTGCATATGGAGGAGATCTGGCAGTAGGAGCAATGGGGATCGTTAACAGTATATATATGTTTATGTCTATGATTATTTCTGGGATCAGGGCAGGCAGTCAGCCTATTATTGGTTATAATTATGGTGCCGGTAAATTTGATAGGGTAGTTGAAACACTAAAAATCTCTTTGGTGGGATCTATGCTTATAGCTGCATTTATTACCCTGCTTGCATTTTTTAGAGGAGATGTTTTAATCAATTTATTTAATGATGGAAATGAAGAGATCCTTCGTATAGGAGAAAGAGGATTAAAGATATGCCTGTCTATGGGAGTTCTTAATGCCTTCTATATAATAGGAGCAAATTATTTTCAGTCCATAGACCAGGCTGTAAAATCTGTTGTTTTAAACCTCATAAGACAGGTCGTGCTTTTTGTCCCACTATTTATAATTTTACCAAAATATTATGGGATTGATGGAATCTGGTTGATCTGGCCGATCAGTGATATTGTTGTATTTTTCTTTACAGGGTATTTTATAAGAAAAAATATTACAGAGCTGAAAGCGAGGCAGGTAGGGATAGTTTATTAA
- a CDS encoding DMT family transporter, with amino-acid sequence MKNEVISLNKNKMKELIDKNLMVIATLFFSGAFIAGKFSIAEFPVYSLTFFRFLIAAVVLFLIMWKKGEDLTLEKADIPRILLLSLLGMVGYHVFFFTALKYTSSVNTSLIAATNPIMTTIMASLFLKEKFPKKAVGGILISFLGVAMIVTNGSIDVIKNMNFNIGDIYMLLAVLSFSLYFIVLKGIVGRVAPIKLTSYVFLFCVILLIPMVIYENPMSFLPSTTWTGWSSLIYMSIFASVIAYLIQQVSVKRIGPAKTSLYVNLVPLFSMIMAYFILGEIITLPKVLAGFMIISGVIITLKSKK; translated from the coding sequence ATGAAAAACGAGGTTATAAGTTTAAACAAAAACAAGATGAAAGAGTTGATAGATAAGAATTTAATGGTCATTGCTACTCTATTTTTTTCAGGAGCTTTTATAGCAGGTAAATTTTCCATAGCGGAATTTCCGGTATATTCTCTGACATTTTTCAGATTTTTAATAGCAGCTGTAGTTTTATTTTTAATCATGTGGAAAAAAGGAGAAGATTTAACTCTGGAAAAAGCAGATATCCCCAGAATACTACTCCTATCCCTCCTTGGTATGGTAGGCTACCATGTATTCTTTTTTACAGCGTTAAAGTATACCAGCAGTGTGAACACATCTCTTATAGCAGCTACGAATCCAATTATGACTACCATTATGGCGTCTTTATTTTTAAAGGAAAAGTTTCCTAAAAAAGCAGTCGGGGGAATACTTATCTCATTTTTAGGAGTAGCTATGATAGTTACCAATGGTTCTATCGATGTAATTAAAAATATGAATTTTAATATAGGGGATATCTATATGCTCCTAGCTGTCCTTTCTTTTTCCCTGTACTTTATAGTTTTAAAAGGGATCGTAGGACGTGTAGCACCTATAAAACTTACTTCTTATGTATTTTTATTTTGTGTAATCCTTTTGATCCCAATGGTAATATATGAAAATCCAATGAGTTTCTTACCTAGTACTACTTGGACGGGGTGGAGCAGTCTAATATATATGTCGATCTTTGCTTCAGTTATAGCATATCTGATTCAGCAGGTATCAGTAAAAAGGATAGGTCCTGCCAAGACCTCTCTGTATGTTAACTTAGTCCCTCTGTTTTCCATGATAATGGCATACTTTATC
- a CDS encoding YaiI/YqxD family protein yields the protein MRIVIDADACPKGVKSICIELSKKYNLELIMVVDTAHELKGDFKVIQVEKGDDSVDLEIMRISTKEDIVVTQDYGLATIILEKTHSVIHPNGFIYNKFNIDSLMFSRHMSAKVRASGGRTKGPKKRKANNDAEFRETLINLLQNL from the coding sequence TTGAGAATAGTAATAGATGCTGATGCCTGTCCAAAAGGCGTAAAATCCATATGTATAGAGTTATCTAAAAAATATAATTTAGAATTAATCATGGTCGTAGATACAGCTCATGAATTAAAAGGTGACTTTAAAGTTATCCAAGTTGAAAAAGGAGATGATTCTGTAGACCTCGAAATTATGAGAATTTCCACAAAAGAAGATATAGTTGTTACTCAGGATTATGGGTTAGCCACTATTATCTTAGAAAAAACTCATAGTGTTATCCATCCCAATGGGTTTATCTACAATAAATTCAATATAGATTCATTGATGTTCTCTAGGCATATGAGTGCAAAGGTCAGAGCTTCTGGGGGAAGAACCAAGGGTCCTAAAAAAAGAAAAGCCAACAATGATGCAGAATTTAGAGAAACACTTATTAACCTTCTTCAAAATTTATAA
- a CDS encoding MarR family winged helix-turn-helix transcriptional regulator — protein MKKLLGKEINELARDVKKFLHYHLDGHSLGDGQFGILYDVFHSPGISQEKLSKTRNVDKTTIAKAVKKLINNGYIQREKDKVDKRVYCLLCTEKAIELMPEIERVIKLENEVLTEDLSEDEVKIFRKMMGKMTKSIDRYLKRMEE, from the coding sequence ATGAAAAAACTACTAGGAAAAGAGATAAATGAATTGGCAAGAGATGTAAAAAAGTTTCTTCACTACCATTTAGACGGACATTCTTTAGGAGATGGACAGTTTGGAATATTATATGATGTTTTCCATAGTCCGGGAATCTCCCAGGAAAAACTGAGTAAAACAAGAAATGTAGATAAAACAACCATAGCCAAGGCTGTAAAAAAATTAATAAACAATGGATATATTCAGCGGGAAAAAGATAAGGTGGATAAAAGAGTTTACTGCCTTCTATGTACTGAAAAAGCCATTGAATTAATGCCGGAGATAGAAAGGGTTATAAAGTTAGAAAATGAAGTATTAACCGAAGATCTTTCTGAAGATGAAGTGAAAATTTTCAGAAAAATGATGGGAAAGATGACAAAGAGTATAGATAGGTATTTAAAGAGAATGGAGGAATAA
- a CDS encoding amino acid carrier protein: MLKRVIDSLNGFLWGTNLLVVMLLGVGIYFTVKTRFVQFRLFKHMVKLLVDKSEKTTGGISSFQAFCISTASRVGTGNLAGVVAAISVGGPGAIFWMWIVGMLGASTGFAEATLAQLYRTRKKNGDLTGGSAYYVEKALGNRKFGILFVLAAIFCFSGVSAITANSVTVSFNNAFGIDKTVMSFLLIVFTGILTFGKASKIPKILEKLVPIMAAIYLLLVFVIMFKNIEIIPRVLGEIVKGAFGFKQAVGGGIGAIVMAGVKRGLFSNEAGLGTATAVAATAEVSHPVKQGLTQGLGVFVDTLVICTSTAMIMLLADKGAVEGLTGMELLQGAMNYHFGAFGVNFIALILFLFSFSTILGIGYYAQTNLNYISDKNYLKTGYKVLVLIMILFGGVSQSAIVWSLADLGLGFMGVINLTALFILRKQCLESLEDYDLNVLSKKKWVVN; the protein is encoded by the coding sequence ATGTTGAAGAGAGTAATTGATAGTCTCAATGGTTTTTTATGGGGGACTAATTTACTAGTTGTAATGTTGTTAGGTGTAGGGATCTACTTTACAGTAAAGACTAGGTTTGTGCAATTTAGGTTGTTTAAACACATGGTTAAACTGTTGGTAGACAAAAGTGAAAAAACTACAGGAGGAATTTCATCCTTTCAGGCTTTTTGTATAAGTACAGCCTCTAGGGTAGGAACGGGAAATTTAGCAGGAGTAGTGGCGGCGATCTCCGTAGGAGGGCCGGGAGCTATATTCTGGATGTGGATAGTTGGGATGCTAGGAGCTTCTACAGGTTTTGCAGAGGCAACTTTAGCTCAGCTATATAGAACAAGGAAAAAAAATGGAGATTTAACAGGGGGATCAGCATACTATGTTGAAAAAGCCTTAGGAAACAGAAAATTTGGGATATTGTTTGTGTTAGCTGCAATTTTTTGTTTTTCAGGAGTGAGTGCAATTACAGCTAATTCTGTGACCGTATCTTTTAACAATGCTTTTGGAATAGATAAAACTGTCATGAGTTTTTTACTGATAGTATTTACTGGGATACTTACCTTTGGTAAAGCCAGTAAAATTCCTAAGATTTTGGAAAAATTGGTACCTATAATGGCTGCAATCTATCTATTATTGGTATTTGTGATAATGTTTAAAAATATAGAGATTATACCTAGAGTTTTAGGAGAGATTGTAAAAGGAGCTTTTGGCTTTAAACAAGCTGTCGGTGGAGGAATAGGTGCAATAGTTATGGCTGGTGTAAAGAGGGGATTATTCTCCAATGAGGCAGGGCTTGGAACAGCTACAGCAGTAGCGGCTACAGCAGAGGTAAGTCACCCGGTAAAGCAGGGATTGACCCAGGGCTTAGGGGTTTTTGTGGATACCTTGGTAATCTGTACTTCTACAGCTATGATCATGCTATTAGCTGACAAGGGAGCTGTAGAGGGTTTAACTGGAATGGAGCTTTTACAGGGAGCTATGAATTATCACTTTGGAGCTTTTGGGGTAAATTTTATAGCCTTAATCTTATTTTTATTCTCATTTAGTACGATTTTGGGGATTGGATATTATGCTCAGACAAATTTGAACTATATCAGTGATAAAAACTATCTGAAGACAGGGTATAAAGTTTTAGTTTTAATAATGATCTTATTTGGAGGAGTAAGCCAAAGTGCTATAGTATGGTCTTTAGCTGATTTAGGATTAGGGTTTATGGGTGTTATTAACTTAACCGCTTTATTTATCTTGAGAAAACAATGTTTGGAATCTTTAGAAGATTATGATCTAAATGTATTATCTAAGAAAAAATGGGTAGTGAACTAA